One genomic window of Actinomycetota bacterium includes the following:
- the proB gene encoding glutamate 5-kinase produces MSRYRRIVIKVGSTTLVDENGRPDRAFIGDLVGQICDVRASGSQVVLVTSGAIAAGVEALGLKERPDDMPSLQAAASVGQVRLIETYAELFQGRGVPVGQVLLTRHDTGHREAYLHARDTFDRLLDMGVVPVVNENDTVAVDEIRFGDNDALAALVATMIRADLVVLLTDIEGLYDADPRVAEEALLLDQVEELTDLLVAAAGGS; encoded by the coding sequence GTGAGCAGGTACCGCCGCATTGTAATAAAGGTCGGATCGACCACGCTCGTCGACGAGAACGGGCGTCCTGATCGAGCGTTCATCGGCGATCTCGTCGGGCAGATCTGCGATGTGCGGGCGTCCGGTTCGCAGGTCGTGCTCGTCACGTCCGGTGCGATTGCCGCCGGAGTCGAGGCGCTCGGCCTGAAAGAGCGTCCCGACGACATGCCTTCGCTGCAGGCAGCGGCGTCCGTGGGGCAGGTGCGACTCATCGAGACCTACGCCGAGCTGTTCCAGGGGCGTGGTGTTCCGGTGGGCCAGGTCCTCCTCACGCGCCATGACACAGGACATCGCGAGGCGTACCTACATGCTCGTGACACCTTCGACAGGCTTCTTGATATGGGCGTGGTTCCCGTCGTGAACGAGAACGACACGGTCGCCGTAGACGAGATCCGCTTCGGCGACAACGACGCTCTCGCGGCTCTCGTAGCGACCATGATCCGTGCCGACCTTGTCGTGCTTCTCACGGACATCGAGGGTCTCTACGATGCGGATCCACGCGTTGCCGAGGAGGCTCTCCTCCTCGATCAGGTCGAGGAACTCACAGACCTTCTCGTTGCCGCCGCGGGTGGGTCG
- the cgtA gene encoding Obg family GTPase CgtA yields AEELADRPRVVVGNKCDMPGVGDASGVLAARCDESGVEYFAVSALTGEGIDPMLRSIAARVYDLRRVEARSEERFEAEWVHTVRDDRTFEVRRFGDGWVVEGRGVERMVIMTEMDNEEALAFLQKRLVKAGVERALEEAGAFDGDEIIIAGRAFEFSSALARDPEVAYIEDEVFAADDEREDVEST; encoded by the coding sequence ATGCCGAGGAGCTGGCGGACCGTCCCAGGGTCGTCGTCGGCAACAAATGTGACATGCCGGGCGTGGGAGACGCCTCAGGAGTCCTCGCCGCCCGCTGTGATGAGAGCGGGGTGGAATACTTCGCGGTCTCCGCACTCACAGGCGAGGGCATCGACCCGATGCTGCGCTCTATCGCAGCACGTGTGTACGACCTGCGCCGTGTGGAGGCGCGCTCCGAGGAGCGTTTCGAGGCTGAATGGGTCCACACCGTGAGGGACGATCGCACGTTTGAGGTACGCCGCTTCGGCGACGGCTGGGTCGTAGAAGGCCGCGGTGTCGAACGCATGGTGATCATGACGGAGATGGACAACGAGGAGGCCCTGGCGTTTCTGCAGAAGCGCCTCGTGAAAGCCGGCGTAGAACGTGCGCTCGAAGAGGCGGGAGCTTTCGACGGTGACGAGATCATCATCGCCGGACGCGCCTTCGAGTTCTCTTCCGCACTTGCCCGGGACCCCGAGGTCGCCTACATAGAAGACGAGGTATTCGCTGCCGACGACGAGCGTGAGGACGTGGAATCCACGTGA